A genomic region of Streptococcus suis contains the following coding sequences:
- the parE gene encoding DNA topoisomerase IV subunit B, translating into MTKKEININNYNDDAIQVLEGLDAVRKRPGMYIGSTDGNGLHHMVWEIVDNAVDEALSGFGDRIDVTINKDGSLSVSDRGRGMPVGMHVTGKPTVEVIFTVLHAGGKFGQGGYKTSGGLHGVGSSVVNALSSWLEVEITRDGAVYKQRFEQGGKPVTTLEKIGTAPKSKTGTKVTFMPDDTIFSTTDFKFNTIAERLKESAFLLKQVTMTLTDERTGEQEEYHYENGVQDFVSYLNEDKETLTPVLYFEGEDAGFQVQVAMQYNDGYSDNILSFVNNVRTKDGGTHETGLKLAITKAMNDYARKTNLLKEKDKNLEGSDYREGLSAVLSILVPEEHLQFEGQTKDKLGSPLARPVVDGIVSDKLTFFLLENGELASNLVRKAIKARDAREAARKARDESRNGKKNKKDKGLLSGKLTPAQSKNPAKNELYLVEGDSAGGSAKQGRDRKFQAILPLRGKVINTAKAKMADILKNEEINTMIYTIGAGVGSDFTLEDVNYDKIIIMTDADTDGAHIQTLLLTFFYRYMRPLVEAGRVYIALPPLYKMSKGKGKTEKIAYAWSDGELEDLRKDFGKGFILQRYKGLGEMNADQLWETTMNPETRTLIRVTIEDLARAERRVSVLMGDKVEPRRKWIEDNVKFTLEEATAFTK; encoded by the coding sequence TTGACTAAGAAAGAGATTAACATAAATAACTATAATGACGATGCCATTCAGGTATTGGAAGGCCTAGATGCCGTTCGCAAACGCCCTGGTATGTACATCGGATCCACAGACGGAAACGGCTTGCACCATATGGTCTGGGAGATTGTCGATAACGCTGTCGATGAGGCTCTTTCAGGTTTCGGTGATCGGATTGACGTGACCATTAACAAGGACGGCAGCCTGTCTGTTTCCGACCGTGGACGTGGAATGCCCGTCGGTATGCACGTAACAGGCAAGCCAACAGTCGAAGTCATCTTCACCGTTCTCCACGCAGGTGGTAAGTTCGGTCAAGGTGGCTACAAGACTTCAGGTGGTCTCCACGGGGTTGGTTCGTCGGTGGTCAATGCCCTGTCCAGCTGGTTGGAAGTTGAGATTACCCGTGACGGAGCTGTTTACAAGCAACGGTTTGAGCAGGGCGGAAAGCCAGTTACGACTTTAGAGAAGATTGGTACCGCTCCAAAATCAAAAACAGGTACAAAGGTTACCTTTATGCCTGATGATACCATCTTCTCAACGACTGATTTCAAGTTCAACACCATTGCCGAACGCCTGAAAGAATCAGCCTTCTTGCTCAAACAAGTCACTATGACCTTGACAGATGAGCGGACGGGTGAGCAGGAAGAGTATCACTATGAAAATGGCGTGCAGGACTTTGTATCCTACCTCAACGAAGACAAGGAAACTCTGACACCAGTCCTCTATTTTGAAGGAGAAGATGCAGGATTCCAAGTCCAAGTGGCCATGCAGTACAACGACGGTTACTCAGACAACATCCTCTCCTTCGTTAACAACGTTCGGACCAAGGATGGCGGTACCCATGAAACAGGTCTCAAACTAGCCATTACCAAGGCCATGAACGACTATGCTCGTAAGACCAACTTGCTCAAGGAAAAGGACAAGAATTTGGAAGGCTCTGACTACCGTGAAGGTCTGTCTGCTGTCCTCTCTATCCTTGTACCAGAAGAGCATTTGCAGTTCGAAGGGCAGACCAAGGACAAGTTGGGAAGCCCACTTGCTCGTCCTGTGGTTGACGGCATTGTATCAGACAAATTAACCTTCTTCCTTTTGGAAAATGGGGAATTAGCTTCAAATCTAGTTCGTAAAGCTATTAAGGCGCGTGACGCCCGCGAGGCTGCGCGTAAGGCGCGTGACGAATCCCGAAATGGTAAGAAAAACAAGAAGGACAAGGGCCTCCTATCAGGAAAATTAACCCCAGCCCAGTCTAAAAATCCAGCCAAAAACGAACTCTATCTGGTCGAGGGAGATTCAGCCGGAGGCTCTGCCAAACAGGGCCGTGACCGCAAGTTCCAAGCCATTCTACCTTTGCGTGGTAAGGTGATCAACACAGCTAAGGCTAAAATGGCGGACATCCTCAAAAATGAAGAAATCAACACCATGATTTACACCATTGGTGCAGGTGTTGGCTCAGACTTTACGCTGGAAGATGTCAACTATGACAAGATTATTATCATGACCGATGCGGATACGGACGGTGCCCACATTCAGACCCTCTTGCTGACTTTCTTCTATCGCTATATGCGACCGTTAGTAGAAGCAGGACGGGTTTACATCGCCCTTCCGCCCCTCTACAAGATGTCAAAAGGCAAGGGCAAGACAGAAAAGATTGCTTATGCTTGGTCTGACGGGGAATTAGAAGATCTCCGCAAGGATTTTGGCAAGGGCTTTATCCTCCAACGCTACAAGGGTCTTGGTGAGATGAATGCCGATCAGCTCTGGGAAACAACCATGAACCCTGAAACCCGTACCCTTATCCGTGTCACCATCGAAGATCTAGCCCGTGCTGAACGCCGTGTATCCGTCCTCATGGGCGACAAGGTCGAGCCACGTCGCAAGTGGATTGAAGACAATGTCAAGTTTACCTTGGAAGAAGCGACAGCTTTTACTAAATAA
- the fic gene encoding protein adenylyltransferase Fic, whose translation MVLENKFGIENSAELARLEEQISKKKAALLFETGQLFQIEVGTFAGLAHIHQALFEDIYDFAGKIRDVNIAKDNFQFAPRIFLEQSLTYINKLPHETFDEIVEKYADMNIAHPFREGNGRSMRIWLDCMLRDSLGKVVDWNSIDKDEYFNAMVRSHVSTGELKYLLLQALTEDLGQATYFKGIDHSYFYEGYNLYRTEDL comes from the coding sequence ATGGTTTTAGAAAATAAATTTGGGATTGAAAATTCGGCGGAATTAGCCCGTCTTGAAGAACAAATCAGCAAGAAAAAGGCAGCCCTCTTGTTCGAAACAGGCCAACTGTTCCAGATAGAAGTAGGGACATTTGCAGGTTTGGCACACATTCATCAAGCTTTATTTGAGGATATTTACGACTTTGCAGGGAAAATTCGTGATGTCAACATTGCCAAAGATAATTTTCAATTTGCTCCTCGAATCTTTCTTGAGCAGTCTTTAACCTATATCAACAAGCTACCTCATGAAACCTTTGACGAAATCGTTGAAAAATATGCGGATATGAACATTGCACATCCATTCCGAGAAGGAAATGGACGCAGTATGCGTATCTGGTTGGATTGTATGCTACGGGATAGTTTGGGCAAGGTGGTTGATTGGAATAGCATTGATAAAGATGAGTATTTCAATGCCATGGTTAGAAGCCATGTGTCAACAGGAGAGCTTAAATATCTGTTATTGCAAGCCTTAACGGAAGATCTTGGTCAGGCTACTTATTTCAAGGGCATCGACCATTCTTATTTCTATGAGGGTTACAACCTATATCGTACTGAGGATTTGTAA
- a CDS encoding branched-chain amino acid aminotransferase codes for MTVTIDWEKLGFSYMKLPYRFIAHFKNGQWSEGQLTEDAELHISESSPALHYGQQAFEGLKAYRTKEGKLQLFRPDQNAERLQRTADRLLMEPVPTDLFIKACKEVVKANADYVPPYGTGGTLYLRPLLIGVGDIIGVKPAEEYIFTVFAMPVGNYFKGGLAPTNFLIQDKYDRAAPNGTGAAKVGGNYAASLLPGQYAKKQGFSDVIYLDPATHTKIEEVGSANFFGITANNEFVTPISPSILPSITKYSLLYLAEHRLGMKAVEREVLVEELDQFVEAGACGTAAVISPIGGIQIADKLHVFHSETEVGPVTRKLYDELTGIQFGDIEAPEGWIVEVE; via the coding sequence ATGACAGTAACAATCGACTGGGAAAAACTTGGTTTTTCTTATATGAAACTACCTTACCGCTTCATCGCTCATTTCAAAAACGGCCAATGGTCTGAAGGGCAATTGACCGAAGATGCGGAACTGCACATTTCAGAAAGCTCACCAGCCCTTCACTATGGTCAGCAGGCCTTTGAGGGCCTTAAAGCCTATCGCACCAAGGAGGGAAAACTCCAGCTCTTTCGTCCAGACCAAAACGCTGAGCGCCTTCAACGAACTGCTGACCGCTTGCTCATGGAACCTGTACCGACGGACCTTTTCATCAAGGCTTGTAAAGAGGTGGTCAAAGCCAATGCAGATTACGTTCCTCCCTATGGAACTGGTGGCACGCTCTATCTCCGCCCGCTCCTGATTGGTGTCGGCGACATCATCGGCGTAAAACCAGCAGAAGAGTACATTTTCACCGTTTTTGCTATGCCGGTTGGCAACTACTTCAAGGGTGGTTTGGCTCCGACCAACTTCCTCATTCAGGACAAGTACGACCGTGCGGCACCAAATGGAACAGGGGCAGCTAAGGTTGGTGGCAACTACGCGGCATCGCTCTTACCGGGCCAATATGCCAAAAAGCAGGGCTTCTCAGATGTGATCTACCTGGACCCAGCTACCCACACCAAGATTGAAGAAGTAGGGTCTGCTAATTTCTTTGGTATTACAGCCAATAACGAGTTTGTTACACCGATTTCGCCATCAATCTTGCCGTCCATTACCAAGTATTCTCTCTTGTATTTGGCAGAGCATCGTCTGGGAATGAAGGCAGTGGAACGAGAAGTCCTTGTCGAAGAATTAGACCAGTTTGTCGAAGCAGGAGCTTGCGGAACAGCTGCAGTCATCTCACCAATTGGTGGTATCCAGATTGCAGACAAACTCCATGTTTTCCATAGTGAAACAGAAGTAGGACCTGTCACTCGTAAATTATATGACGAATTAACAGGTATCCAGTTTGGTGATATTGAAGCGCCAGAAGGCTGGATTGTCGAAGTAGAATAG
- a CDS encoding YkvA family protein, translating into MPLIGKLTDRFQKRLSEWARKRKPFKNKQELEEKFEQALKIWQSSKTRQHAENLLSEQGKLEHFLHSTERKLSRMPFGGDKFAAIPGLISMVRSYIRRDYSKLPKGTILAIIGALIYFFSPIDALPDFILGAGLLDDAFVLNACLKLIKTDVDDFRSWQASQWKAEG; encoded by the coding sequence ATGCCATTAATAGGAAAATTAACTGACCGTTTTCAAAAACGGTTGTCTGAATGGGCTCGAAAGCGCAAGCCATTTAAAAACAAACAGGAGTTGGAAGAGAAATTTGAACAAGCATTGAAGATTTGGCAATCTTCCAAAACTCGACAACATGCAGAAAACTTGCTATCTGAGCAAGGAAAATTAGAACATTTTTTACATAGCACGGAACGGAAACTGTCTCGTATGCCTTTTGGTGGAGATAAGTTTGCGGCTATTCCAGGCTTGATTTCCATGGTGCGAAGCTATATCCGTAGAGATTACAGCAAGTTACCCAAAGGGACAATCCTCGCAATTATAGGTGCTTTGATTTATTTTTTCAGTCCTATTGATGCCTTACCAGATTTCATCCTTGGAGCAGGTCTACTTGACGATGCCTTTGTCCTTAATGCCTGTTTGAAATTAATCAAAACAGATGTCGATGACTTTAGAAGCTGGCAAGCAAGTCAGTGGAAGGCAGAAGGGTAG
- the plsY gene encoding glycerol-3-phosphate 1-O-acyltransferase PlsY: protein MLVNLILLFIAYLLGSIPSGLWIGQTFFNINIREHGSGNTGTTNTFRILGPKAGTIVFVIDFLKGTLAALLPLIFHAQGISPIVFGLMAVLGHTFPIFAQFKGGKAVATSAGMLLGVAPAFCLYLVVIFVTSLYLTSMVSFSSVLAAALAILGALLFPVIGIILPSYDWLFTIIIVFLGLFVIIRHKENIQRILKKEENLVPFGLNLTKQKKRV, encoded by the coding sequence ATGTTAGTCAATCTTATTTTACTATTTATTGCATATTTATTGGGATCTATCCCGTCAGGACTTTGGATAGGTCAAACTTTTTTCAATATCAACATTCGCGAACATGGTTCGGGAAATACTGGAACAACCAACACATTCCGTATTTTAGGTCCGAAGGCAGGAACGATTGTATTTGTAATTGATTTTCTCAAGGGAACGTTGGCAGCCTTGCTTCCGCTGATCTTTCATGCCCAAGGAATTTCTCCGATTGTATTTGGGTTAATGGCTGTCTTAGGACATACTTTCCCTATCTTTGCCCAATTCAAAGGTGGAAAGGCGGTTGCAACATCTGCTGGTATGCTTCTAGGCGTCGCACCTGCTTTCTGTCTCTATCTGGTTGTCATCTTTGTGACTTCTCTTTACCTCACTTCGATGGTTTCCTTCTCCAGCGTATTGGCTGCTGCTTTAGCAATCTTAGGAGCTCTGCTATTTCCAGTAATAGGAATCATCCTGCCAAGCTACGACTGGCTCTTCACCATCATCATCGTCTTTTTGGGCCTATTTGTCATTATCCGCCACAAGGAAAATATCCAGCGGATTTTGAAAAAAGAAGAGAACCTTGTCCCATTCGGACTCAATCTAACCAAACAGAAAAAGCGAGTTTAA
- a CDS encoding DUF4230 domain-containing protein: MKVIKLFFSIKVYLWLVLSFLLLLCGVWGYGYISGEKSNQQEVSVHTAIESVEQVNELVFLNTAVQKIVTAKNYTVLFGQEMPFSAKSALLIIKYKAKFGIKSPVSIEHLSENRYKISLPAFEVIGLELDAEEPYTLYDKSGEILSFATEEIDTAQLITDEFQSAEQETFLADYQEDIKESAKNYYQNLFNAISPEIQLEFVFKE, translated from the coding sequence ATGAAAGTTATCAAATTATTTTTCAGTATAAAAGTCTATCTATGGCTTGTTCTGTCCTTCCTTCTGTTATTGTGTGGTGTATGGGGATACGGCTACATCTCTGGTGAAAAGAGTAATCAGCAGGAAGTGAGTGTCCATACGGCTATTGAGTCTGTCGAGCAAGTCAATGAATTGGTATTTCTAAATACGGCTGTCCAGAAAATTGTGACCGCTAAAAACTACACGGTCTTATTTGGTCAAGAAATGCCCTTCTCAGCAAAATCAGCCCTCTTAATCATCAAGTACAAGGCAAAATTTGGTATCAAAAGTCCTGTATCCATTGAACATCTTTCTGAAAATCGGTACAAAATTTCCCTTCCAGCCTTTGAAGTCATTGGATTGGAATTAGATGCAGAAGAACCTTATACCTTATATGATAAGAGTGGAGAGATACTGAGTTTTGCGACGGAAGAAATCGATACTGCCCAACTCATCACAGATGAATTTCAGTCAGCAGAACAAGAAACGTTTCTAGCAGATTATCAGGAAGACATAAAAGAGTCAGCCAAAAACTACTATCAAAATTTATTTAATGCTATCTCACCTGAAATTCAACTAGAATTTGTTTTTAAAGAGTAA
- the parC gene encoding DNA topoisomerase IV subunit A, which yields MSNIQNMSLEDIMGERFGRYSKYIIQERALPDIRDGLKPVQRRILYSMNKDGNTFDKGYRKSAKSVGNIMGNFHPHGDSSIYDAMVRMSQDWKNREILVEMHGNNGSMDGDPPAAMRYTEARLSEMAGYLLADIEKKTVPFAWNFDDTEKEPTVLPAAFPNLLVNGATGISAGYATDIPPHNLAEVIDAVVYMIDHPTAKLEKLMEFLPGPDFPTGAIIQGADEIKKAYETGKGRVVVRSRCDIEQLKAGKKQIVITEIPYEVNKAVLVKKIDDVRVNNKVPGIAEVRDESDRTGLRIAIELKKDSDEQTILNYLYKYTDLQINYNFNMVAIDNFTPRQVGLQKILSSYIAHRREIIIARSKFDKEKAEKRLHIVEGLIRVISILDEVIALIRASENKADAKENLKVSYDFSEEQAEAIVTLQLYRLTNTDIVTLENEEAALREQIQTLAAIIGDERTMFNLMKKELREVKKQFGNPRLSELQDQAEAIEIDTASLIVEEETFISVTKVGYIKRTSPRSFNASTLEEMGKREDDQLIFLQNAKTTQHLLLFTNLGNVIYRPVHELTDIRWKDIGEHLSQTLMNFDTNEEIIFAELVENFEEGTYFAVTKYGQIKRVERKEFTPWRTYKSKSTKYAKLKDADDVVITVSPVVLDDIMLITEKGYALRFNIEEVPIIGAKAAGVKAVNLKDGDVVAAAFISNTSSVYLLTQRGSLKRMATEEIPVTSRAKRGLQVLRELKSKPHRVFAAGPVLTDQGDFDLFSTANEDETTSQVLHVQSKMGKLYEVDVTQLSLSERTSNGSFISDTISDEEVFRAWID from the coding sequence ATGTCTAACATTCAAAACATGTCCCTTGAGGACATCATGGGAGAGCGTTTTGGTCGCTACTCCAAATACATTATTCAGGAGCGGGCCTTGCCGGACATTCGTGACGGTCTAAAGCCCGTGCAACGTCGGATTCTTTATTCCATGAATAAGGACGGCAACACCTTTGACAAGGGCTACCGCAAGTCCGCCAAGTCAGTCGGGAATATCATGGGGAATTTCCACCCGCACGGTGATTCCTCTATTTATGATGCCATGGTCCGTATGAGTCAGGACTGGAAAAACCGCGAGATTTTGGTGGAGATGCACGGAAACAACGGTTCCATGGACGGCGATCCGCCTGCGGCTATGCGTTACACTGAGGCTCGCCTGTCGGAAATGGCTGGCTATCTCCTTGCCGACATCGAGAAAAAAACGGTGCCATTTGCCTGGAACTTTGACGATACGGAAAAAGAACCCACGGTGCTACCAGCTGCCTTCCCAAATCTCTTGGTCAATGGAGCGACAGGAATTTCGGCTGGGTACGCGACTGACATCCCGCCGCATAATCTGGCGGAGGTCATCGATGCCGTTGTTTACATGATTGATCATCCGACTGCTAAGTTAGAAAAGTTGATGGAGTTCCTGCCTGGACCAGACTTCCCAACAGGTGCCATTATCCAAGGGGCTGACGAAATCAAGAAGGCCTATGAAACTGGTAAGGGGCGTGTTGTTGTCCGTAGCCGTTGTGACATTGAGCAACTTAAGGCTGGTAAGAAACAGATTGTCATTACTGAGATTCCTTACGAGGTCAACAAGGCTGTTCTGGTTAAGAAAATCGATGATGTCCGTGTTAACAACAAGGTGCCTGGTATTGCTGAGGTGCGTGATGAGTCAGACCGTACAGGTCTGCGGATTGCCATTGAGCTGAAAAAAGACAGCGATGAGCAAACCATTCTCAACTACCTCTACAAATACACCGACTTACAAATCAATTACAACTTCAACATGGTGGCGATTGATAACTTCACACCGCGTCAGGTTGGCTTGCAGAAGATTCTGTCTAGCTACATCGCCCACCGCCGTGAGATTATCATTGCCCGTTCTAAGTTTGACAAGGAAAAGGCAGAGAAACGCCTCCATATCGTAGAAGGCTTAATCCGTGTTATTTCTATTTTGGACGAGGTCATTGCCCTTATCCGTGCTTCTGAAAACAAGGCGGATGCTAAGGAAAACTTGAAAGTCAGCTATGATTTCAGCGAGGAACAGGCAGAAGCAATCGTGACCTTGCAACTCTACCGCTTGACCAATACCGACATTGTGACCTTGGAAAATGAAGAGGCAGCCCTACGCGAGCAGATTCAGACCTTGGCAGCCATTATCGGCGATGAGCGGACCATGTTCAATCTGATGAAGAAAGAACTGCGTGAGGTTAAGAAGCAGTTTGGCAATCCTCGTTTGAGTGAATTGCAGGATCAGGCAGAAGCGATTGAGATTGACACCGCCAGCTTGATTGTCGAAGAAGAAACCTTTATCAGCGTGACCAAGGTAGGTTACATCAAACGGACCAGTCCACGTTCTTTCAATGCCTCAACCCTTGAAGAAATGGGCAAACGAGAGGATGACCAGCTGATTTTCTTGCAGAATGCCAAGACAACCCAGCATCTCCTGCTCTTTACCAATCTTGGAAATGTTATCTACCGACCTGTCCATGAACTGACAGATATTCGTTGGAAAGACATCGGTGAACACCTGAGTCAGACCTTGATGAACTTTGATACCAATGAAGAGATTATCTTCGCTGAATTGGTTGAGAATTTTGAAGAGGGAACTTATTTCGCGGTGACTAAATACGGTCAAATCAAACGTGTGGAGCGGAAGGAGTTTACTCCATGGCGAACTTACAAGTCTAAGTCAACCAAGTATGCCAAACTCAAAGATGCGGATGATGTGGTCATTACTGTATCGCCTGTAGTCTTGGATGACATCATGCTCATCACAGAAAAGGGTTACGCTCTGCGATTTAACATCGAAGAAGTGCCAATCATCGGTGCCAAGGCGGCCGGTGTCAAGGCGGTCAACCTCAAGGATGGGGATGTGGTGGCTGCGGCCTTTATCAGCAATACCAGCTCCGTCTATCTCCTGACCCAGCGTGGTAGTTTGAAGCGGATGGCAACGGAGGAAATCCCTGTGACTAGTCGTGCCAAGCGTGGTTTGCAGGTGCTTCGCGAACTCAAGTCTAAGCCTCACCGTGTCTTTGCGGCGGGTCCAGTCTTGACGGACCAGGGGGATTTTGACCTCTTTAGCACGGCAAATGAAGATGAAACGACTAGTCAAGTGCTTCACGTGCAGTCTAAAATGGGCAAACTCTATGAGGTCGATGTGACCCAGCTTAGCCTGTCTGAACGCACTAGCAACGGCAGCTTCATTTCGGATACCATTTCTGATGAGGAAGTCTTCAGAGCCTGGATAGACTAA
- the rpsA gene encoding 30S ribosomal protein S1: MNEFEDLLNSVSEVTPGDVVTAEVLTVDAGQANVAISGTGVEGVLTLRELTNDRDADINDLVKVGETLELLVLRQVVGKDTDTVTYLVSKKRLEARKAWDKLVGREEEVVTVKVTRAVKGGLAVEFEGLRGFIPASMIDSRFTRNTERFVGQEFDAKIKEVDPAENRFILSRRDVVEAEAAAARAEVFGKLAVGEVVTGKVARITSFGAFIDLGGVDGLVHLTELSHERNVSPKSAVTVGEEVEVKVLAIDEVEGRVSLSLKATQPGPWDGVEQKLAAGDVIEGKVKRLTDFGAFVEVLPGIDGLVHISQISHKRVENPKDALSVGQEVTVKVLEVNAADERVSLSIKALEERPAAVEGEEKAEKRAPRPRRQKREEKRDYELPETQSGFSMADLFGDIEL, encoded by the coding sequence ATGAACGAATTTGAAGATTTGTTGAACAGTGTAAGCGAAGTTACACCTGGTGATGTGGTAACTGCAGAAGTATTGACAGTTGATGCTGGTCAAGCAAACGTAGCTATCTCAGGTACTGGTGTTGAAGGCGTATTGACTCTTCGTGAGTTGACTAACGACCGTGATGCTGATATCAACGACCTTGTAAAAGTTGGTGAAACACTTGAATTGTTAGTACTTCGCCAAGTTGTTGGTAAAGATACAGACACTGTTACTTATCTTGTATCTAAAAAACGTTTGGAAGCACGTAAAGCATGGGACAAGCTTGTTGGTCGTGAAGAAGAAGTTGTTACAGTTAAAGTAACTCGTGCAGTTAAAGGTGGTCTTGCAGTTGAATTTGAAGGTCTTCGTGGTTTCATCCCAGCTTCAATGATCGACAGCCGTTTCACTCGTAACACTGAGCGTTTTGTAGGTCAAGAATTTGATGCTAAAATCAAAGAAGTTGATCCTGCTGAGAACCGTTTCATCTTGTCACGTCGTGACGTTGTTGAAGCAGAAGCTGCAGCTGCACGTGCTGAAGTATTCGGTAAATTGGCAGTTGGTGAAGTTGTGACTGGTAAAGTTGCACGTATCACAAGCTTTGGTGCCTTCATCGACCTTGGTGGTGTAGATGGTTTGGTACACTTGACTGAATTGTCACACGAGCGTAACGTATCTCCTAAATCAGCTGTAACAGTTGGTGAAGAAGTTGAAGTTAAAGTTCTTGCAATCGACGAAGTTGAAGGTCGCGTATCATTGTCATTGAAAGCTACACAGCCTGGTCCATGGGATGGCGTTGAGCAAAAATTGGCAGCTGGCGATGTCATCGAAGGTAAAGTAAAACGCTTGACTGACTTCGGTGCTTTCGTTGAAGTATTGCCAGGTATCGATGGTTTGGTACATATCTCACAAATTTCACACAAACGTGTTGAAAATCCAAAAGATGCTTTGTCAGTAGGTCAAGAAGTAACTGTTAAAGTTCTTGAAGTAAACGCAGCTGATGAGCGTGTATCACTTTCTATCAAAGCTTTGGAAGAGCGTCCAGCAGCAGTTGAAGGTGAAGAAAAAGCTGAAAAACGTGCTCCACGTCCACGTCGTCAAAAACGTGAAGAAAAACGTGATTACGAATTGCCAGAAACTCAATCTGGATTCTCAATGGCTGACCTTTTCGGTGACATTGAATTGTAA
- a CDS encoding DUF2969 domain-containing protein, protein MSKKDKKIEIQIEDSKVLVNREEFPGYRLVIGKKVIGEIAELAENNFAVIKNGNTESFYKKLEKAVGNIIENYNLSH, encoded by the coding sequence ATGAGTAAAAAAGATAAAAAAATTGAAATTCAGATTGAAGATAGCAAAGTTCTTGTCAATAGAGAAGAGTTCCCTGGCTACCGCCTTGTTATAGGTAAAAAAGTAATTGGAGAAATTGCAGAATTGGCTGAAAATAACTTTGCAGTTATTAAAAATGGAAATACCGAAAGCTTTTACAAAAAATTAGAAAAAGCAGTCGGAAATATTATTGAAAATTATAATTTAAGTCACTAA